Within the Paenibacillus sp. AN1007 genome, the region AGCGCGTGTATTGGGAAATTCCCTGGCAAGGGTTGTATAGATAGCATTCACCAATGTATCCTTCCCTGAACGTCCAAACACATTAAGCAGCACCGCACCGCCTGCACGCAGTTTGTCTTTTACCATACGGAAGAAGGAAGCATTCGTAAACTGCTCCGGCGTTCCGGCTGCTGTGAATGCATCAATAATGATATAATCGTATACCCCCGCCTGCTCCCGTTCCAACAGTTCCCGACCATCACCAACCAGCACCGGTGAGCCCTGATATCCAAAGAAGTGCTGGCTGATATCCACAACCTCCGCATCCAGTTCCGCCACCTTGACTTGTCGATCTGACAGGTAAGAAGAAATCGTACCAATGCCCTGTCCCACCACAAATACTCGATTAAAATGCGGATCATTTCGTTCCATTAGATGCAGCATAGCTCGCGGATACTCCAGTACAATTCTGGAAGGCTGCTCCAGATCGATCGCCCCCTGAACCGCATCATCCGAGAACTGCAGCACACGGAAGTGTCCGATTTCCCCATAAAGTCTTTTGGTTTCGTAAACGGTCAACTCATGCTGTTCACTTTTATTCCGGTATAATACTTTCAATTTCCTGCTCCTTTCGGGTAAATCATCAGAACTGCGAATCAATGCTGCAGGCCAATAGCCTCGTGTAATGCCTGGACATAAGCAACGCCGAGATTCGACAGGGACGTGCTCTTATGACAGATCCATCCTACATTTATCGATTCTTCACATTCGAGCGGAACCGGAATAATCTCGTTGCCGTTCAGATCGGCGCTGAGTACACCTGTAGATATGGTATACCCGTTTAGACCAATCAGCAGATTAAACAGCGTTGCCCTGTCATTCACCTGAATGCTTTTCGGATGTGATAACGTACTCAGAATCTCTTCCGAAAAATGAAAGGAATTATACTCCCCCTGGTCAAAGGACAGATAAGGGTAATCTTGGAGCTGTTCGATAGCTACAGATTCCTGTTTGGCGAGCGGATTATTCACACTGATGAAGATATGTGGTTTGGCAGTAAACAAACTTGTAAATACAAGTCCAGCATCTTTCAACAGCTTGTTGATGACCTTGGCGTTGAACTCGTTCAAATAGAGAATGCCGATCTCACTGCGAAGGCTTTTCACATCTTGAATAATCTCATACGTTTTGGTTTCCCGAAGTGCAAGTTCATATTCATCATGGCCATACTGCTGAACAAGCCGCACAAAAGCATTCACTGCAAAAGCATAGTGCTGGGTTGATACCGAGAAATGCTGCGGAGACGGCTTTGCATTCAGATACCGATTTTCCAGTAATTCGGCCTGCTCTACGACCTGACGTGCATAGCTCAGAAACTCCACACCTTCCTTGGAGAGCGTGATGCCTTTGTTGGTACGTTCAAAAATGGTAATGCGCAGCTCCTGCTCCAAATCGCGGATTGCGTTGGACAAGCTCGGTTGGGAGATAAAAAGCCGTTTGGCTGCTTCATTCATCGATCCGTGTGTGGCAACCTCGATTACATATTTAAGCTGTTGTAATGTCATAACTCTGTCCCCTTTTTCCTCATCCATTGTACTTGAGACATCTCTTCCTTTTATCCAGAAAATGTGTTTTGTTTCTCTAATCCTGTCAGCTTGTTCTGTCCCGATAACTGACATCTTTCCGGAAACATACTGCGCTGCGCAAGTTTATCCTCAATAAAATCAACAACCTGCTGCAGCGAACGGATCTGCACCTGTACCTTTTTCTGATAATTGATCAGCATCTCCCGCTCTTCCGGGTAATCATTCAAATCCGACTCCAAAGACATCTGCAGAAATGGCTTCATCTCCTCCAGCGACATGCCCGTTTTCTTCAGGCAGGTGATCAGAAGCATCGTCTGGATATCCTGCTCGGAATAGATCCGGTGCTGGCTGGCTTTGCGCTCCGCCCGAGGCAGCAGTCCTATTTTCTCATAATAACGAATCGTATCTTTGGATAGTCCCGACCGTTCAGATGTTTCATGAATGGAGAACATGGTTTGTCCGCTCATCATTACGCCTCCCGATACATACTTCTCATTATCATACAACTTGGAGCTGGCTCCAAGTCAAGCCAAAAATCCAACCCTTGACTTGGAGTCGACTCCAAATTGTAGAATGGCCTCTCCTGCAGATCGATCGGCAATAACGATATGTTCTACTCATGCATAACCGATCGATTTTGACATGCATGAATATATTAGGAGGTCATGATGATGAACCATGTTAACCCGCTTCGTACTGCCGTAATTACAGGCTCCACTTCAGGAATCGGCCTGGAGCTTACAAGAAAGCTTCTAACAGACCAATGGCGGATTATCGGTCTTAATCGCTCGCCCTTTCCTGCAGATGATCCCGAAATCCAGACCGCATTAAACTCGGGGCAGCTAATATCCGTTCAGGCCCGTCTGACGAATTATGCCAGCCTCCGCACTGCACTTGAACAGATTCGAGCCCAGACAGATACCATTGATATTCTCTTCAACAATGCGGGAGGCAGCACACCCACTCTTCAATATTCGGATCAGGGACTGGAGCTGCACTTCGAGCTTCAAACCGTGGTGCCTTATATTATTTACCGGGAGCTTTACGATCTGCTCCGCCATGGGGGGATGAAAACCGTAGTAAACACCTCGACAACCTCTTTTCGTATGATGAGGGCGTTTGACCTTGGCATCTTGGAGCGGCCTGTCTCATTTAGAAAGCTATTTGGTCCATACGCAGCATCCAAGCTCGCCCTCTCATTATGGACTCGCGAGGCTGCTTCCACTACTGCGGCAGATGGGATTCGGCTTCTTAGTGCAGATCCGGGTGGAAACAATACGCTAAAAAGCAGCAAGGCTTCTGGTCTGCCCTTCTATATCAGACCTGTGATGAAATTATTCTTTGCTCATCCAAGTCGCGGCGCATCACTGCTCCATGACGCAGCACTTGGGACAGTAAGGCATGAATCTGGTGTATTTCTTGTTAAAAACAAGGAAGCTTCTCTTCCATTCATGGAACAGGGTGCTTCTGTGCTTCAACGGGTGCATGAAATCTATGAGCAGAAGTATTTAGGTACTCAAGATGATCTATAAAAAGGCTGTAAATCCCGATCATTAGAATCGTAATTCCGGTTCCAGACTTGACCCTAATCGGTCAGGTCTGTTGGTCTTTGTCCTTCATATTTTCCAAGCCTGCGCTCATAGGAGTTAAACATAAGAAAAAAGCCGTGTCACATGGACGCAGCGAAAATCGGAAGGAGACATAACAGGATGAGTAAACCAAAACAACCCAGTGGTCAGCCATTCATTATACCACAGCCTATTCGCAGTGACGGCGCAGGCGGTCCGGATTACGGACCAAGAGATGTAATGAGAGACAAGCAAAATCCCGACATGCTTGTACCGCCCAAGACAGATAACGGACTGCTGCCCAACCTGAGAATGTCTTTCTCGGATACACATATGCAGCTCAATCATGGCGGCTGGTCACGTGAGATTACGGTGCGTGATCTGCCCATCGCCACTACGCTTGCAGGAGTCAACATGAGTCTTACTCCGGGCGGTGTCCGTGAACTGCACTGGCATCAGCAATCCGAATGGGCCTATATGATCTGGGGAACGGCCAGAATCACTGCAGTAGATCAGAATGGGAGAAATTTCATCGCCGATGTTGGCCCGGGCGATCTCTGGTTTTTCCCCAAAGGTCTGCCTCATTCGATCCAAGGTTTGGAGAACGGGTGTGAATTTTTGTTGGTATTTGATGACGGCAGCTTCTCGGATCTGAACACCCTATCGATCTCTGATTGGTTTGCTCACACACCGCCTGAAGTATTATCCATGAATTTCGGTGTGCCAGAATCAGCCTTTCAGTCCATGCCGAAGGAACAGGTATATATTTTTCAAGATAACGTACCTGGTTCACTTGAGAGTCAGGAGATTCAATCTCCCTACGGAACGGTTCCACTTCCTTTTTCCTATCGTTTATTAGCACAGGAGCCCTTAATTACACCTGGGGGGAGTGTGCGCATCGTAGATTCCACCAACTTTCCCATCTCCACAACTGTCGCAGCAGCCCTCGTCGAGATCAAACCCGGAGCAATGCGTGAACTTCACTGGCATCCGAATGCCGATGA harbors:
- a CDS encoding fused MFS/spermidine synthase, with protein sequence MKVLYRNKSEQHELTVYETKRLYGEIGHFRVLQFSDDAVQGAIDLEQPSRIVLEYPRAMLHLMERNDPHFNRVFVVGQGIGTISSYLSDRQVKVAELDAEVVDISQHFFGYQGSPVLVGDGRELLEREQAGVYDYIIIDAFTAAGTPEQFTNASFFRMVKDKLRAGGAVLLNVFGRSGKDTLVNAIYTTLAREFPNTRAFALPAEANEVQNRILMGSQRPIDVQLRYMAGFVEQILEEGYIIEG
- a CDS encoding LysR family transcriptional regulator yields the protein MTLQQLKYVIEVATHGSMNEAAKRLFISQPSLSNAIRDLEQELRITIFERTNKGITLSKEGVEFLSYARQVVEQAELLENRYLNAKPSPQHFSVSTQHYAFAVNAFVRLVQQYGHDEYELALRETKTYEIIQDVKSLRSEIGILYLNEFNAKVINKLLKDAGLVFTSLFTAKPHIFISVNNPLAKQESVAIEQLQDYPYLSFDQGEYNSFHFSEEILSTLSHPKSIQVNDRATLFNLLIGLNGYTISTGVLSADLNGNEIIPVPLECEESINVGWICHKSTSLSNLGVAYVQALHEAIGLQH
- a CDS encoding MerR family transcriptional regulator, with amino-acid sequence MMSGQTMFSIHETSERSGLSKDTIRYYEKIGLLPRAERKASQHRIYSEQDIQTMLLITCLKKTGMSLEEMKPFLQMSLESDLNDYPEEREMLINYQKKVQVQIRSLQQVVDFIEDKLAQRSMFPERCQLSGQNKLTGLEKQNTFSG
- a CDS encoding SDR family NAD(P)-dependent oxidoreductase; translation: MMMNHVNPLRTAVITGSTSGIGLELTRKLLTDQWRIIGLNRSPFPADDPEIQTALNSGQLISVQARLTNYASLRTALEQIRAQTDTIDILFNNAGGSTPTLQYSDQGLELHFELQTVVPYIIYRELYDLLRHGGMKTVVNTSTTSFRMMRAFDLGILERPVSFRKLFGPYAASKLALSLWTREAASTTAADGIRLLSADPGGNNTLKSSKASGLPFYIRPVMKLFFAHPSRGASLLHDAALGTVRHESGVFLVKNKEASLPFMEQGASVLQRVHEIYEQKYLGTQDDL
- a CDS encoding oxalate decarboxylase family bicupin, coding for MSKPKQPSGQPFIIPQPIRSDGAGGPDYGPRDVMRDKQNPDMLVPPKTDNGLLPNLRMSFSDTHMQLNHGGWSREITVRDLPIATTLAGVNMSLTPGGVRELHWHQQSEWAYMIWGTARITAVDQNGRNFIADVGPGDLWFFPKGLPHSIQGLENGCEFLLVFDDGSFSDLNTLSISDWFAHTPPEVLSMNFGVPESAFQSMPKEQVYIFQDNVPGSLESQEIQSPYGTVPLPFSYRLLAQEPLITPGGSVRIVDSTNFPISTTVAAALVEIKPGAMRELHWHPNADEWQYYLTGEGRMTVFGGNGSARTFDYRAGDVGYVPIAMGHYIQNTGENTLWFLEIFRSDRFEDVSLNQWMALTPRDLVRDNLNAPPELLDALRKVKWPVV